One region of Rhizobium sp. WYJ-E13 genomic DNA includes:
- a CDS encoding NADH:flavin oxidoreductase/NADH oxidase — MPQPVLFSPFTVHNLELANRIVIAPMCQYSALDGCMTDWHLIHLGQLALSGAALLTIEATAVVPEGRITFADVGLYDDASEAAMARTLDSIRKWSDMPIAVQLAHAGRKASTEVPWRGGGQFPPTDPNGWQTEAPSAVAFNPNYVPPTALDRDGMKRVRDAFAAAARRAARIGIDAVQIHGAHGYLLHQFLSPLSNQRTDEYGGSLENRARFPLEVLDAVRDAFPSDRPVTMRVSATDWVEGGLEISESVEFARMLEARGCDAIHVSSGGLHPSQAIPISPSYQVPLARAIKSAVKMPVIAVGLIAEPTQAEAIVATGDADLIALARAILYDPRWPWHAAAELGGQVKAANQYLRCQPSQFKTLFVK, encoded by the coding sequence ATGCCCCAGCCCGTCCTGTTCTCGCCCTTCACCGTGCACAATCTCGAACTCGCCAACCGCATCGTGATCGCGCCCATGTGCCAGTATTCGGCTTTAGACGGATGCATGACGGATTGGCACCTGATTCATCTCGGACAGCTGGCGCTTTCCGGGGCCGCGCTTCTGACCATCGAGGCAACTGCCGTCGTTCCCGAGGGACGCATCACCTTTGCCGATGTTGGCCTTTATGATGACGCCTCGGAAGCTGCGATGGCTCGCACGCTCGACAGCATCAGAAAATGGTCGGACATGCCGATTGCAGTGCAATTGGCGCATGCCGGCCGCAAGGCCTCGACTGAGGTTCCCTGGAGAGGCGGCGGTCAGTTTCCACCGACCGATCCGAACGGATGGCAGACCGAAGCGCCCTCCGCTGTCGCTTTCAATCCGAATTACGTGCCGCCGACCGCGCTGGATCGCGATGGCATGAAGCGCGTCCGCGATGCCTTTGCTGCTGCCGCACGGCGGGCGGCAAGGATCGGTATCGACGCCGTTCAGATCCATGGTGCCCACGGCTATCTGCTGCACCAGTTCCTGTCGCCCTTGTCGAACCAGCGAACCGACGAATATGGCGGTTCGCTGGAAAATCGCGCCCGGTTTCCGCTGGAGGTTCTTGACGCCGTCAGAGATGCCTTTCCGTCTGATCGGCCGGTGACGATGCGCGTTTCAGCCACCGACTGGGTCGAAGGCGGTCTGGAGATTTCCGAGAGTGTCGAATTTGCCCGGATGCTCGAAGCACGCGGATGCGACGCCATCCACGTATCGAGCGGCGGTCTGCATCCCTCGCAGGCGATCCCGATCAGCCCAAGTTACCAGGTGCCGCTCGCCAGGGCGATCAAAAGCGCCGTCAAAATGCCGGTCATCGCCGTCGGCTTGATCGCCGAGCCGACCCAGGCCGAGGCAATCGTAGCAACCGGCGATGCGGACCTGATCGCGCTCGCCCGGGCCATCCTCTATGATCCGCGCTGGCCGTGGCACGCAGCCGCCGAGCTCGGCGGGCAGGTGAAAGCAGCCAATCAGTATCTCCGATGCCAGCCATCGCAGTTCAAAACCCTGTTTGTGAAGTGA
- the queD gene encoding 6-carboxytetrahydropterin synthase QueD — protein sequence MYRITKEFHFSASHQLSHLPGDHQCARLHGHNYIVEVELAASELNEDGFVRDYHELSPLKRYIDETFDHRHLNDALGHDRVTSEWLAKHFYDWCKQRLPETSAVRVSETPKTWAEYRP from the coding sequence ATGTACCGGATCACCAAGGAGTTCCATTTTTCCGCCTCGCATCAGCTGTCCCACCTTCCCGGTGACCATCAGTGCGCACGTCTGCACGGCCACAACTATATCGTGGAGGTCGAGCTTGCCGCGTCCGAGTTGAATGAGGACGGCTTCGTCCGTGATTATCACGAGCTTTCGCCGCTCAAGCGATACATCGATGAGACCTTCGATCACCGGCATCTCAACGACGCGTTGGGCCATGACCGGGTGACATCCGAATGGCTCGCCAAGCATTTTTACGACTGGTGCAAGCAGCGCCTGCCGGAAACCTCCGCCGTCAGGGTAAGCGAGACCCCGAAGACATGGGCGGAATATCGCCCATGA
- a CDS encoding carbohydrate ABC transporter permease, with translation MLRNKRSEALIAAVLVAPFVAIYGLVFIYPLTRLFLTSFTDAPLIGSGAYVGFDNYARLWGERRFDTALWNTAYFVLLTVVPGTFTAFAIALGINRLAGRIQAFVLALFFLPYILPVSVVYLIWDWTLNFQFGIAMYLFDMVGISRVPVFKSTGWFMPAVAFITIWWTAGFSILLFLAGLRSIPAEIYEAAALDNAGRWATFRQVTWPLMWPITALVLTIQLILQLKIFDQVYLFSTGGRPNDNLVLVYYVFQRAFQSDQGGRAAAAAVVLFVIVIVVSVINFQLTRLSKGGAR, from the coding sequence ATGCTCAGGAATAAACGAAGCGAGGCTTTGATCGCCGCCGTACTGGTTGCGCCTTTTGTGGCGATATACGGTCTGGTCTTTATCTACCCTTTGACCAGACTTTTCCTGACCAGTTTCACGGACGCTCCTCTGATCGGCAGCGGCGCGTATGTCGGTTTCGATAACTATGCGCGCCTCTGGGGTGAACGGCGTTTCGACACTGCACTGTGGAACACAGCCTATTTTGTCTTGCTAACGGTTGTGCCTGGGACATTTACCGCCTTTGCCATAGCACTCGGCATCAATCGGCTAGCAGGCCGGATTCAGGCCTTCGTCCTGGCGCTGTTTTTTCTGCCTTATATCCTGCCGGTGTCGGTCGTCTACCTGATCTGGGACTGGACTTTGAACTTCCAGTTCGGAATCGCAATGTATCTCTTTGACATGGTAGGGATAAGCCGGGTCCCAGTTTTCAAGTCGACAGGCTGGTTTATGCCGGCCGTCGCCTTCATCACCATCTGGTGGACTGCCGGCTTCTCCATCCTTCTGTTTCTTGCCGGTCTTCGTTCAATCCCCGCCGAAATTTATGAAGCAGCCGCTCTCGACAATGCCGGCCGCTGGGCGACGTTCCGGCAAGTTACATGGCCGCTCATGTGGCCGATCACGGCCTTGGTGCTCACCATACAGTTGATCCTGCAGCTAAAGATCTTCGACCAGGTCTACCTGTTTTCGACTGGTGGCCGCCCCAACGACAACCTTGTCCTGGTCTACTATGTCTTCCAACGCGCGTTCCAGTCCGACCAGGGAGGTCGTGCCGCTGCGGCTGCAGTCGTCCTTTTCGTGATCGTTATCGTCGTCTCGGTCATCAACTTCCAGCTCACACGCCTGTCGAAGGGAGGCGCGCGATGA
- the queC gene encoding 7-cyano-7-deazaguanine synthase QueC, with protein MKVLVVCSGGLDSISLAYKIAANHKLVGLISFNYGQRHVKELEFAALCARKLDVPHDIIDISNVGKHLTGSALTDDVKVPDGHYAEETMKATVVPNRNAIMLSIAFGLAAARHADAVAIAVHGGDHFIYPDCRPGFISAFETMQQHALEGYADVRLLAPYVNATKADIVTDGAKHRTPFEETWSCYKGGRLHCGTCGTCVERREAFHLAGVEDPTVYEDPDFWIAATGAFKAEEAK; from the coding sequence ATGAAAGTACTTGTCGTCTGCTCAGGCGGTCTCGACTCCATTTCGCTTGCATACAAGATTGCGGCGAACCACAAACTTGTCGGCCTCATCTCATTCAACTACGGCCAACGGCATGTCAAAGAGCTGGAATTCGCGGCTCTCTGCGCGCGAAAGCTCGACGTGCCACACGACATCATCGACATATCGAACGTAGGTAAGCACCTGACCGGCTCCGCCCTTACGGACGACGTCAAGGTTCCTGATGGGCACTACGCCGAGGAGACGATGAAGGCGACGGTCGTGCCGAACCGTAACGCCATCATGTTGTCGATCGCATTCGGCCTTGCTGCTGCTCGTCACGCGGACGCCGTGGCGATTGCCGTCCATGGCGGAGACCACTTCATCTACCCGGACTGTCGGCCGGGGTTCATTTCGGCATTCGAGACGATGCAACAGCATGCTCTTGAGGGATATGCCGATGTCAGATTGCTTGCTCCATATGTAAACGCAACGAAGGCCGACATCGTCACCGATGGCGCGAAGCATCGGACGCCTTTTGAAGAGACATGGTCTTGCTACAAGGGCGGTCGTCTTCATTGCGGAACATGCGGGACGTGCGTCGAGCGCCGCGAAGCTTTCCATCTCGCCGGCGTTGAGGATCCGACCGTCTATGAAGACCCGGATTTCTGGATCGCTGCGACGGGTGCGTTCAAAGCAGAAGAGGCGAAGTGA
- the msrA gene encoding peptide-methionine (S)-S-oxide reductase MsrA: MTTERAVLAGGCFWGMQDLIRRLPGVVSTRVGYTGGEVPNATYRNHGNHAEAIEIIFDPQKTSYRDILEFFFQIHDPSTRNRQGNDIGASYRSAIFYADENQRQTAEDTIADVNASGLWPGKVVTEVVPVSDFWEAEPEHQDYLERIPNGYTCHFARPGWKLPKRQNVA; the protein is encoded by the coding sequence ATGACGACAGAACGTGCGGTACTTGCTGGCGGCTGCTTCTGGGGAATGCAGGACCTTATTCGACGGCTTCCCGGCGTTGTTTCAACGCGTGTCGGTTATACGGGCGGTGAAGTCCCCAATGCAACCTACCGCAACCATGGCAACCATGCCGAAGCGATAGAGATCATCTTCGACCCGCAAAAGACGAGCTATCGCGACATCCTGGAGTTCTTCTTCCAGATTCATGATCCATCGACCCGCAATCGCCAGGGCAATGACATCGGCGCAAGCTATCGGTCGGCAATCTTTTACGCGGACGAGAACCAGCGACAGACAGCCGAAGACACGATCGCCGATGTGAATGCTTCAGGCCTGTGGCCGGGCAAGGTCGTCACGGAAGTCGTTCCCGTCAGCGATTTCTGGGAAGCCGAACCGGAGCATCAGGATTATCTCGAACGCATTCCGAATGGTTACACATGCCATTTTGCTCGCCCCGGCTGGAAGTTGCCGAAACGGCAGAACGTCGCCTGA
- a CDS encoding transcriptional regulator, with translation MMERAFLTIFAGENSDAIRALSAPARVDMLKLLCAEGPMNINDIARALSLPQSTVATGIQILEDARLVESRLAKARKGNQKICSAIYSEIVISFEKTAAQRLDDVIEVEMPVGLYTSCDVYAPCGLCSTESVIGPLDVPDYFLDPQRMQAGLIWFGRGYVEYKFPNNARVLNKDIRAIEFSLELSSEVPGTNADWPSDITLWVNGVAIGTWTSPGDNGDKRGAFTPPWWKLEGSQYGMQKTWHISRRGTFVDGAPASEVTINDLALAQHSSIRLRVGIAEDARHTGGVNIFGRNFGNYGRDIVMRLHV, from the coding sequence ATGATGGAGCGGGCGTTTTTAACAATTTTCGCTGGCGAGAACAGTGACGCCATCCGCGCGCTCTCGGCACCCGCGAGGGTTGATATGCTTAAACTTCTCTGCGCGGAAGGGCCGATGAACATCAATGATATTGCGCGTGCCCTTTCCCTTCCCCAATCGACAGTTGCTACCGGAATACAGATTTTGGAAGACGCGAGGCTCGTCGAGTCCCGGCTGGCCAAAGCACGGAAAGGGAACCAAAAAATCTGCTCGGCGATCTACAGTGAGATCGTCATCAGTTTCGAAAAGACGGCGGCTCAACGGCTTGATGATGTTATCGAGGTCGAGATGCCGGTCGGGCTGTATACCAGTTGTGACGTTTACGCGCCGTGTGGACTTTGTTCCACCGAAAGCGTCATCGGTCCCCTTGACGTCCCGGATTACTTTCTTGATCCGCAGCGCATGCAGGCCGGGCTCATCTGGTTCGGCAGGGGATATGTGGAATACAAATTCCCCAACAATGCCAGAGTCCTTAACAAGGATATCCGTGCAATCGAGTTCTCCCTGGAACTCTCGTCGGAAGTGCCGGGCACGAACGCCGACTGGCCATCGGATATAACACTATGGGTCAATGGAGTGGCCATCGGAACGTGGACTTCGCCTGGTGACAACGGCGATAAGCGGGGTGCGTTTACTCCACCATGGTGGAAGCTGGAGGGCTCGCAATATGGGATGCAGAAGACGTGGCATATATCACGTAGGGGGACCTTTGTTGACGGCGCTCCCGCATCAGAAGTGACGATAAACGATCTCGCGCTTGCCCAGCACTCTTCCATACGGCTAAGGGTCGGCATTGCGGAGGATGCCCGCCATACCGGGGGCGTTAACATTTTTGGTCGCAATTTCGGAAATTACGGCCGCGATATCGTTATGCGATTGCATGTCTGA
- a CDS encoding extracellular solute-binding protein — translation MFRMLKLAKCIVVATALCGSAAHAQETVAWWDFLSGGDGVRMKQMIADFNKAHEGKIKIEATTLEWGTPFYSKVQTAASVGEAPDIMTYHASRIPLAVKQGILQEITADDWSKMGLAKDAYAETTWDAVTIDGKQYAVPFDTHPIVLYYNKDILAKAGLLTEDGKPKGLDSRENFEATLQGLKKAGVKFPLGSVTADGNFMFRTIYSLMGQQDGELLTDGEFLAGDNAQKLQNALALLQGWTKEDLQSTYTDYPATVALFTSGEAAMMINGVWEVPTMVDLHKQGKLFEWGAVELPVLFKHASTYADSHTFAIPANKGKDMTADKRAAVLEVISWLSKNSLYWASAGHIPAYGPVTQSAEYKAMQPNATYSPLTANMIFDPKTPLAGVAGPIFDVMSNYFVPTLNNEMDPAKAVEEIKTELNDL, via the coding sequence ATGTTCAGAATGCTGAAACTCGCTAAGTGCATTGTGGTCGCAACTGCATTATGCGGGTCCGCTGCCCATGCACAGGAAACGGTCGCCTGGTGGGATTTTCTCAGCGGTGGCGACGGCGTGCGCATGAAACAGATGATCGCCGATTTCAACAAGGCCCATGAGGGGAAAATCAAGATCGAGGCGACCACGCTGGAATGGGGCACGCCATTTTATTCCAAGGTTCAGACCGCAGCCTCGGTCGGCGAAGCGCCCGACATCATGACTTATCACGCCAGCCGGATTCCGCTGGCGGTGAAGCAGGGAATTCTCCAGGAAATAACTGCTGACGACTGGTCCAAGATGGGCCTTGCGAAAGATGCCTATGCCGAAACCACGTGGGATGCCGTTACGATAGACGGCAAACAATATGCCGTTCCCTTCGACACCCATCCGATCGTGCTCTACTACAATAAGGATATCCTGGCTAAAGCGGGTCTGCTGACCGAGGACGGCAAGCCCAAGGGGCTCGACAGCCGGGAAAATTTCGAGGCAACCCTGCAGGGGCTGAAGAAAGCCGGCGTAAAATTCCCGCTTGGGTCGGTCACCGCCGATGGCAACTTCATGTTCCGGACAATCTACTCCTTGATGGGTCAGCAGGACGGAGAACTTCTGACCGACGGCGAATTCCTCGCGGGTGACAACGCGCAGAAACTGCAAAACGCGCTTGCCCTCCTCCAGGGGTGGACCAAGGAAGACCTGCAATCGACATATACCGATTATCCCGCGACTGTCGCCCTTTTCACATCAGGCGAGGCCGCAATGATGATCAATGGGGTTTGGGAAGTGCCGACCATGGTCGACCTTCACAAGCAGGGCAAACTCTTTGAATGGGGTGCCGTCGAGCTTCCTGTGCTTTTCAAACACGCCTCTACCTACGCAGATAGCCATACCTTTGCCATTCCCGCCAACAAAGGAAAGGACATGACGGCGGACAAAAGAGCAGCCGTGCTGGAAGTCATTTCCTGGCTTTCGAAGAACTCGCTCTACTGGGCAAGTGCAGGCCACATCCCCGCCTATGGACCGGTCACCCAGAGTGCCGAATACAAAGCCATGCAGCCGAATGCTACCTATTCTCCTCTGACGGCCAACATGATCTTCGATCCAAAGACGCCGCTCGCCGGCGTGGCCGGACCGATCTTCGATGTGATGTCCAACTACTTCGTTCCAACTCTCAACAATGAGATGGATCCGGCTAAAGCCGTCGAGGAGATCAAGACCGAACTCAACGACCTCTAG
- a CDS encoding ABC transporter ATP-binding protein, with protein sequence MAEIRLENVTKSFGNVKVIEDISLTIRSGELMVFLGPSGSGKSTLLRMIAGLETITSGALSIDGVRSETLAPGQRRLAMVFQNYALYPHMTVRDNMAFGLRNIGMPEKDIDLRVAEAARMLEMDALLGRRPAQLSGGQRQRVAIGRAIVKDPTAFLLDEPLSNLDAALRVRTRVELAELHQRMKSTMIYVTHDQTEAMTLADRIVVLNDCRIEQIGTPMEVYLRPASRFVAGFVGSPAMNFLPVDLLPEGILRLGDGAELKISPPPSGPGRYELGIRPEAVRAVEGEGASARGSEAKVGVVERLGDRTLLYCSLKDGSEVIAQDGGRCNVQPGDTVFISFDMTAVHLFDKYGKAHHVH encoded by the coding sequence ATGGCAGAAATCAGGCTTGAAAATGTCACCAAGAGCTTCGGCAATGTCAAAGTCATCGAAGATATATCCCTGACAATCCGTTCCGGAGAACTCATGGTTTTTCTCGGGCCCTCTGGCTCGGGAAAGTCAACGTTACTGCGGATGATCGCTGGGCTTGAAACGATTACGAGCGGGGCCTTGAGCATCGACGGTGTGCGAAGCGAGACGTTGGCGCCAGGTCAGCGCCGGCTGGCCATGGTTTTTCAGAACTACGCGCTCTACCCGCACATGACGGTCCGGGACAACATGGCCTTCGGCTTGCGAAACATAGGCATGCCAGAAAAGGATATCGACCTGCGCGTTGCCGAAGCGGCGCGGATGCTGGAGATGGATGCGCTACTTGGGCGAAGGCCTGCCCAGCTTTCGGGTGGCCAGCGCCAGCGCGTCGCAATTGGTCGTGCAATCGTCAAGGACCCAACAGCCTTTCTCTTGGACGAGCCCCTCTCCAACCTCGACGCTGCGCTGCGCGTACGCACCCGCGTGGAACTTGCCGAGCTTCACCAGCGCATGAAGTCGACGATGATCTATGTAACGCACGACCAGACTGAAGCTATGACGCTTGCCGACCGTATTGTTGTGCTCAACGATTGCAGGATCGAACAGATCGGCACGCCGATGGAGGTTTATCTCAGGCCAGCATCGAGATTTGTCGCGGGGTTTGTCGGCAGTCCTGCAATGAATTTTCTCCCTGTGGACCTGCTACCCGAAGGGATTTTACGGCTAGGAGACGGAGCCGAATTGAAAATCTCGCCGCCACCGTCAGGCCCGGGTCGCTACGAACTCGGAATCCGGCCGGAAGCCGTACGGGCCGTTGAAGGCGAAGGTGCCAGCGCACGGGGCAGTGAGGCGAAAGTTGGTGTCGTGGAGCGGCTCGGCGATCGAACGCTCCTCTATTGCAGCTTGAAGGATGGCAGCGAGGTCATTGCGCAGGATGGAGGACGTTGCAATGTTCAGCCGGGCGATACCGTCTTCATCTCATTCGACATGACTGCCGTCCATCTCTTCGACAAGTACGGAAAGGCGCATCACGTACACTGA
- a CDS encoding carbohydrate ABC transporter permease, which produces MTSTTVQRLNVAGFAITLATVIIAVLWAFPLYWGVVSSLKPEDEVVRPYIELWPDTFTLSHYVFALTQTQIGTWYLNSIVTALAITVLTVASSLLCGYAISQLEFPLRRPLWWLILASFMVPMQTMIVNHFELVASLGLLNTWSGIVLPQLIHPVIIIVYKQFFDGVPKDFREAAVMDNASEWRILTRVYMPMNWGVTAALAIVTFIWSWNAFLWPFLAVTKTDMMTITVGITQVNDAFGVYYARQLSAAVLAGLPVAIAYLVFQRRVTEAITLSAGIKG; this is translated from the coding sequence ATGACCTCAACAACTGTCCAGCGCCTAAATGTGGCTGGTTTTGCGATTACGCTGGCGACCGTCATCATCGCCGTGCTCTGGGCGTTCCCGCTCTATTGGGGCGTCGTCTCGTCGCTCAAACCGGAAGACGAAGTGGTAAGGCCCTACATCGAACTATGGCCAGACACCTTCACCCTCTCGCATTATGTCTTCGCACTGACTCAGACCCAGATCGGGACCTGGTATCTGAACTCGATCGTGACGGCACTGGCGATCACCGTACTGACCGTCGCTTCATCGCTTCTTTGCGGCTATGCGATATCGCAACTCGAATTTCCGCTCCGCCGCCCACTCTGGTGGCTAATCCTGGCGAGTTTCATGGTCCCTATGCAAACCATGATCGTCAATCACTTTGAACTTGTGGCAAGCCTCGGGCTTCTCAACACATGGAGCGGCATTGTACTTCCGCAATTGATCCACCCTGTGATCATCATCGTCTACAAGCAGTTCTTCGATGGAGTGCCGAAGGATTTTCGCGAGGCAGCTGTCATGGACAATGCTTCTGAATGGCGCATTCTGACGCGGGTCTACATGCCAATGAACTGGGGTGTCACGGCGGCACTTGCGATCGTCACCTTTATCTGGTCTTGGAACGCCTTTCTCTGGCCCTTCCTTGCCGTGACGAAGACCGACATGATGACCATCACCGTCGGCATTACGCAGGTCAACGATGCCTTCGGGGTCTATTATGCCCGGCAACTCTCTGCAGCCGTGCTGGCCGGCCTGCCGGTGGCAATCGCCTATCTGGTGTTTCAGCGGCGCGTGACGGAAGCGATTACCCTGTCAGCCGGCATCAAGGGATGA
- the queE gene encoding 7-carboxy-7-deazaguanine synthase QueE, whose protein sequence is MIGKEQKIRISEIFGPTIQGEGPLMGLPTVFVRTGGCDYRCKWCDTLHAVDSAFRDEWTPMSVDEVWSNVELLSQGCPLMVSLSGGNPAIQPFAPLIARGKHDGYQFALETQGSIAQDWFAELDHLILSPKPPSSGMEFKPGELTNCITAARNGPRIAMKIVIFNEDDYAFARSVARDFKELPIFLQPGNHTPPTEEEALIDLEGILNRMRWLVDRVTSDRWFDARVLPQLHVLLWGNMRGV, encoded by the coding sequence ATGATCGGCAAGGAACAAAAGATCCGCATCAGCGAAATCTTCGGACCGACGATCCAGGGGGAGGGGCCGCTCATGGGACTTCCGACCGTCTTCGTCAGAACGGGCGGCTGCGACTATCGCTGCAAATGGTGCGACACGCTCCATGCAGTCGACAGCGCCTTCCGCGACGAGTGGACGCCAATGTCGGTCGATGAGGTCTGGTCGAACGTGGAATTGCTCTCTCAAGGCTGTCCTCTCATGGTTTCCCTGTCCGGTGGAAACCCGGCGATCCAGCCGTTTGCGCCGCTGATTGCCCGAGGAAAGCACGATGGCTATCAATTCGCCTTGGAAACACAGGGGTCGATAGCCCAGGACTGGTTTGCCGAGCTGGATCATTTGATCCTCAGTCCCAAACCACCGTCCAGTGGTATGGAATTCAAGCCGGGCGAATTGACAAACTGCATAACTGCGGCTCGCAACGGCCCCCGGATCGCAATGAAGATCGTCATATTCAACGAAGACGACTATGCCTTTGCAAGGTCCGTCGCAAGGGATTTCAAAGAGCTTCCGATCTTCCTGCAACCCGGCAATCACACGCCGCCGACGGAAGAGGAAGCTTTGATTGATCTCGAAGGAATACTGAACCGCATGCGGTGGCTGGTCGACAGGGTTACCTCGGACCGGTGGTTCGACGCTCGCGTTCTTCCCCAGCTTCACGTCTTGCTCTGGGGAAACATGCGGGGTGTGTGA
- a CDS encoding LysR family transcriptional regulator, with amino-acid sequence MDRWQAMRVFVKVAEAESFADAGRQLHMSPPAVTRIVSALEDVIGTRLLTRTTRSVRLTAAGAQYFADCRRLLADLSEAEAAAAGAYGKPTGTLTVTTSAMFGTMFVSPLMTEYLDLYPDVIGRGLFVDRIVSMVDEGIDVAIRIGHLPDSGLSATRVGQVRRVICGSPAYFEKHGVPMTPGDLSKHRIIASTSAWTSLEWRFGVQKKSAVHVNPRLFCNTNEAAISAAVRGWGLTRVLSYQIAPQLEAGELRTILANYEEEALPIHVVHPEGRYASAKVRSFIDFAVGKLRANRHFN; translated from the coding sequence ATGGATCGATGGCAGGCAATGAGGGTCTTCGTGAAGGTCGCGGAGGCTGAGAGCTTTGCAGATGCAGGACGGCAACTCCACATGAGCCCTCCGGCCGTCACACGCATCGTGTCTGCCCTCGAAGACGTCATAGGGACGCGCCTTCTGACGCGCACGACCCGATCCGTCAGACTGACGGCAGCAGGTGCCCAGTATTTTGCGGATTGCCGGAGGCTTCTCGCCGATCTCTCGGAGGCGGAGGCTGCTGCTGCCGGCGCCTACGGCAAACCGACGGGCACGCTCACCGTCACAACCTCCGCCATGTTCGGGACAATGTTCGTCTCGCCGCTGATGACCGAATATCTCGATCTCTACCCCGATGTCATCGGTCGCGGCCTGTTCGTCGACCGCATCGTCAGCATGGTCGATGAAGGCATCGACGTTGCGATCCGTATTGGCCACCTGCCTGATTCCGGCCTCAGCGCGACGCGCGTCGGCCAGGTGAGGCGCGTCATCTGCGGATCGCCTGCCTATTTTGAAAAGCATGGCGTCCCGATGACCCCCGGCGATCTGTCGAAGCATCGCATTATCGCATCGACCAGTGCTTGGACGTCGCTCGAATGGCGCTTCGGGGTGCAGAAGAAGTCTGCGGTCCATGTCAATCCCCGCCTTTTCTGCAACACCAACGAGGCGGCAATTTCGGCGGCGGTCCGAGGCTGGGGCCTGACACGCGTTCTGTCCTACCAGATTGCGCCGCAGCTTGAGGCAGGTGAATTGCGCACGATCCTGGCTAATTATGAGGAGGAGGCCTTGCCGATCCATGTCGTTCATCCGGAAGGCCGGTACGCTTCGGCAAAGGTACGGAGTTTTATCGATTTTGCCGTCGGAAAACTGAGAGCCAACAGGCATTTCAATTAG
- a CDS encoding alpha/beta fold hydrolase has product MNRLILSLMLATVSFAPLSEAAAAPAKQVAMTRQAPVTVHYRSAKIDGVNMFYREAGPADGPVVLLLHGFPTSSHMFRNLIPLLADRYHVIAPDYPGFGQSDAPDHTKFAYTFGHYADMVDTLMTELGAKTYAMYVMDYGAPVGYRLALKHPERVSGLIVQNGNAYEEGLREFWDPIKAYWADDSKEKREALSNLVVLETTKFQYTDGVKDLTRISPDNWVHDQALLDRPGNKDIQLDLFHDYGTNVPLYAQFQAFFRERKPPTLIVWGKNDKIFPEEGAHPYLRDLPDAEMHLLDTGHFALEDKLDEMAPLIHDFLDRKIAKQ; this is encoded by the coding sequence ATGAACCGACTGATCCTTTCCCTGATGCTGGCAACCGTCAGCTTCGCTCCCCTTTCTGAAGCCGCAGCTGCTCCTGCCAAGCAGGTAGCGATGACCCGGCAGGCGCCGGTGACCGTTCATTATCGTTCAGCCAAGATCGATGGCGTCAACATGTTCTATCGCGAAGCTGGTCCGGCTGATGGTCCTGTCGTCCTGCTTCTGCACGGCTTCCCGACATCCTCGCACATGTTCCGCAACCTCATTCCGCTGCTTGCCGATCGTTATCATGTCATCGCACCTGACTATCCAGGTTTCGGTCAGAGCGATGCACCCGATCACACCAAGTTCGCCTACACTTTCGGCCATTATGCCGACATGGTCGATACGCTCATGACTGAGCTCGGCGCCAAGACCTACGCCATGTATGTCATGGATTACGGCGCGCCGGTTGGCTACCGCCTGGCTCTCAAGCACCCGGAACGGGTGAGCGGGTTGATCGTCCAGAACGGCAATGCCTATGAAGAAGGCCTGCGCGAGTTCTGGGATCCGATCAAGGCCTACTGGGCCGACGATTCAAAGGAGAAACGCGAGGCCCTGTCCAATCTCGTCGTCCTCGAAACCACCAAGTTCCAGTACACCGACGGCGTCAAGGACCTCACCCGCATCAGCCCCGACAATTGGGTGCATGATCAGGCCTTGCTTGACCGTCCCGGCAACAAGGATATTCAGCTCGATCTCTTCCACGACTATGGCACGAATGTTCCGCTCTACGCGCAATTCCAGGCCTTCTTCCGCGAACGCAAGCCGCCGACGCTGATCGTCTGGGGCAAGAATGACAAGATCTTCCCTGAGGAAGGCGCGCATCCTTACCTGCGTGATCTGCCGGACGCTGAAATGCACCTCCTCGACACCGGACATTTTGCCCTTGAAGACAAGCTGGATGAGATGGCGCCGCTCATTCACGACTTCCTCGACCGCAAGATCGCAAAGCAATAA